A stretch of Arachis hypogaea cultivar Tifrunner chromosome 15, arahy.Tifrunner.gnm2.J5K5, whole genome shotgun sequence DNA encodes these proteins:
- the LOC112748642 gene encoding cytochrome b561 and DOMON domain-containing protein At3g25290-like produces the protein MVPSSISLLLLFILIALIASTSANTCTTQTLTDASNNNKVYANCMDLPHLNAFLHWTHNTSNSSVSVAFVATPPRPGGWVSWAVNPTGTGMVGAQSFVAYKGDNGVVTVFPLNIQSYSKMSQNLTIDTWNLRGEEDEGIIKIFVNIKVVENAVSLNQVWQVGPSVTAGRIDPHAFAPENLNSKGPLSLVGTQSISHGVDSRTKRKNIHGILNAVSWGFLFPLGVAIARYLRIFPCADPTWFYLHVGCQMSAYVIGVVGWVTGLKLGSESEGIVYTAHRNIGIALFCLCTIQMFALLVRPNKDHKYRVFWNIYHHSFGYTIIFLGIINVFKGFDILSTTEKWKSSYIVAISALAITALILEVITWIVVLRRKSNTK, from the exons ATGGTGCCATCATCAATTTCCCTCCTCTTATTGTTCATTCTCATAGCACTCATTGCTAGTACCTCCGCTAACACATGCACCACCCAAACCCTCACCGACGCTAGTAATAACAACAAGGTTTATGCCAATTGCATGGACCTCCCACATCTTAATGCTTTCCTCCATTGGACACACAACACATCCAATTCCTCTGTGTCTGTTGCCTTTGTGGCGACCCCACCTCGTCCAGGAGGTTGGGTTTCCTGGGCAGTTAACCCAACTGGCACGGGCATGGTGGGGGCCCAATCCTTTGTGGCCTACAAGGGTGACAACGGTGTCGTAACCGTCTTTCCCCTCAACATACAATCATATAGTAAGATGTCTCAGAACCTCACGATTGACACGTGGAATTTGAGGGGAGAAGAGGATGAAGGAATAATCAAGATCTTTGTGAATATAAAGGTGGTTGAGAATGCAGTGAGCTTGAACCAAGTGTGGCAAGTGGGGCCCTCAGTGACAGCAGGAAGGATCGACCCGCATGCCTTTGCTCCTGAGAATTTGAATTCCAAGGGACCACTTAGCTTGGTTGGAACACAAAGTATTTCTCATGGCGTGGATTCAAGGACCAAGAGAAAGAAT ATTCATGGAATACTAAATGCTGTGAGCTGGGGTTTCCTGTTTCCCCTTGGAGTAGCCATAGCAAGGTATTTGAGGATATTCCCATGTGCAGATCCAACTTGGTTCTATCTTCATGTTGGTTGCCAAATGTCTGCTTATGTCATTGGGGTTGTTGGCTGGGTAACTGGTCTTAAGCTCGGAAGTGAATCAGAAGGCATTGTGTACACTGCTCATCGCAATATTGGAATAGCCCTCTTTTGTCTTTGCACTATTCAG ATGTTCGCATTGCTCGTAAGGCCAAATAAGGATCACAAATATCGTGTCTTCTGGAATATCTATCATCATAGCTTTGGATACACTATAATTTTCCTTGGAATTATCAACGTATTCAAGGGTTTTGACATCTTGAGTACAACGGAGAAATGGAAATCAAGTTATATTGTAGCGATTTCTGCATTGGCTATAACTGCTTTAATCTTGGAGGTGATCACATGGATTGTTGTCTTGAGGAGAAAGTCTAACACTAAATAA